A single window of Colletes latitarsis isolate SP2378_abdomen chromosome 11, iyColLati1, whole genome shotgun sequence DNA harbors:
- the Rpi1 gene encoding RNA polymerase I subunit RpI1, with protein MIQNKYRASRLTPKHLDPKCLMFSMFTANDIRNLSVTKIRTPLSFNILGHPLKGGLYDPALGPLVESSDPCGTCGCNVFKCSGHFGHIELPVPVVNPLFHKALSMLIKLTCLNCFFLQIPAYVKLLLSAKLKLLQQGLLSELEGLEQEVMTVVSNSSCPYKVDLQCVQNVIDNYTENLVNQSRFNQSFMQCNEIQLNTKNINMQWHTYVENILKQYTTSKICIYCQHPIPKLTTLKNKIMTTKVPNTAAGKEHSRGVIHKLETIIIMPDQSKEYLRNLWQNEKDFLKIIIPCFGMVDIEYPTDIFFFEIIPVLPPIVRPVNFVKGQMIEHPQSQVYKSIIQDCLVLRNIIQTIQDGDTNQLPEEGKVVFEQIKGSTAIEKLHNGWQSLQINVDHLMDRDMNKTTDSANCQGLKQVIEKKEGVIRMHMMGKRVNFAARSVITPDPNLNIDEIGIPETFALKLTYPVPVTPWNVVHLRQLVLNGPDVHPGAVLVEHEDGSVQRISSDSAVQRDAVAKRLLTTSDKANKFFKGIKIIHRHLQNGDVLLLNRQPTLHKPSIMAHKARILKEEKTLRLHYANCKAYNADFDGDEMNAHFPQNELARSEGYNIANVSKQYLVPKDGTPLSGLIQDHVISGVRLTTRGMFFSREDYMQLVYAALSTIQENIILVPPSIIKPIPLWSGKQIISTVIINIIPLNQARINLTSSAKINVKEWQVTKARRWKCGTEFSDPKTMSEAEVIIRNGELLCGVLDKTHYGATPFGLIHCIFELYGGICSTKILSAFGKLFQSSLQRNGFTLGIEDILLLKKADIKRKEIISNCRKIGGDIQKSVLELPNDTSMDVVTAKMEESFWSNSKFRAQVDRKYKTALDIYTNDINKTCLPAGLLKKFPDNNLQLMVQSGAKGSTVNTMQISCLLGQIELEGKRPPLMISGKSLPSFLAYDPTPRAGGFIDGRFMTGIKPQEFFFHCMAGREGLIDTAVKTSRSGYLQRCLIKHLEGLVINYDSTVRDSDGSLVQIYYGEDGLDIPSSRFLTKEQINFLIDNRNAIVNEEVVKNLKEDTDTEQILKLTKKIKKWVNKNGNALQKRRISPFMKFSTEDMNIKSSKYIKIDKNSGRNKAALSLMRKWLRTTEEDRKFIYAQCVKCPDPVMSKYRQDINFGVLSERLESLIDGYIANKSRNSLIKKSNLRDLLSMKAMKSVCPPGEPIGLLAAQSIGEPSTQMTLNTFHFAGRGEMNVTLGIPRLREILMMASKNIKTPSMEIPFNKDINNITKRANKLRLKLTKCILSNVLNNVTINRKMELVPSRRLVYTMTVNYLPHKSYKGEFCIQPHDVLKKTEKVFFKAMFREIKKVAKVTGALLHVEEERKSTYDDDALLDEAEPSEGIKSALTPQANLGELHESSDEDETAEDADATLTRSISRHKENQEYEDPEEEEIDDINEKEDDIIENDNEKVVNREQQEDEDEDEDIDNDKLMCGSSEIYYKQRRNNVTNMYFHGEEYDYDKDKYSWCKLTFWLPLQMIKLDLPTIVRNVANKIVLSEVPCIKRAFTFQNNDGDTVLKTDGINIIEMFKYDKLLNLNKLYSNDIYGISQTYGIEAANRVIVKEVKDVFKMYGITVDTRHLLLIADYMTFDGRFQPLSRKGMEDSASPLQQMSFESSLNFLKHATLQGKRDNLVSPSSRLMLGQPCKSGTGSCSLLLKIQKQPESALSVGA; from the exons ATGATACAGAATAAATATCGTGCATCACGTTTAACTCCAAAGCATTTAGACCCAAAATGTCTAATGTTTTCTATGTTCACTGCAAATGATATAAGAAATTTAAGTGTTACTAAAATACGAACACCTTTATCATTTAATATATTAGGACATCCATTGAAAGGGGGATTATATGATCCAGCATTag gtCCTCTGGTAGAAAGTTCAGATCCATGTGGAACATGTGGGTGCAATGTATTCAAATGTTCAGGACACTTTGGACACATAGAATTACCTGTGCCAGTTGTAAATCCATTATTTCATAAAGCATTAAGCATGTTGATTAAATTAACGTGCTTAAACTGCTTTTTTTTGCAAATTCCAGCTTATGTAAAGTTATTGTTGTctgcaaaattaaaattacttcaGCAAGGATTGCTTAGTGAATTAGAAGGATTGGAACAAGAAGTAATGACTGTTGTTTCCAATTCGAGCTGTCCTTACAAAGTTGATTTGCAATGTGTTCAAAATGTTATCGATAATTATACAGAGAATCTTGTTAATCAATCAAGATTTAATCAGTCATTTATGCAATGCAATGAAATTCAATtgaatacaaaaaatattaacatGCAGTGGCATACGTATGTAGAAAATATTCTCAAACAATATACAACATCAAAAATTTGTATATATTGCCAACATCCCATACCAAAACTCAcaacattaaaaaataaaattatgactACTAAAGTACCCAATACAGCTGCTGGAAAGGAACATTCACGAGGAGTTATTCATAAATTAGAAACGATTATAATAATGCCAGATCAGTCTAAGGAATATCTCAGAAACCTTTGGCAAAATGAAAAAGATTTTCTCAAAATAATTATTCCTTGCTTTGGAATGGTAGACATTGAATATCCGactgatatatttttttttgaaaTAATACCAGTTTTACCACCTATAGTTAGGCCAGTTAATTTTGTTAAGGGTCAAATGATCGAGCATCCACAATCTCAAGTATACAAAAGTATTATTCAAGACTGTCTTGTCCTAAGAAATATTATTCAGACAATTCAAGATGGGGATACAAATCAATTACCAGAAGAGGGTAAGGTAGTCTTTGAACAAATAAAAGGTAGTACAGCGATTGAAAAATTACACAATGGTTGGCAAAGTTTACAAATAAATGTAGATCATTTAATGGATCGTGATATGAATAAAACAACAGATTCTGCAAATTGTCAAGGATTGAAACAAGTTATAGAAAAAAAAGAAGGTGTGATTAGAATGCATATGATGGGTAAAAGAGTAAACTTTGCAGCTCGTTCAGTTATTACACCTGACCCTAATTTGAACATAGATGAAATTGGCATTCCCGAAACTTTTGCCCTAAAATTAACGTATCCAGTACCTGTTACACCTTGGAATGTTGTACATTTAAGACAATTGGTTTTGAATGGTCCCGATGTTCATCCTGGTGCTGTACTGGTCGAGCATGAAGATGGAAGCGTACAACGTATTTCTTCTGATAGCGCTGTCCAAAGGGATGCCGTTGCAAAACGTCTTTTAACAACAAGCGATAaagcaaataaattttttaaaggtaTTAAAATTATTCACAGACATTTACAAAATGGAGATGTCTTATTACTGAATCGCCAACCAACATTGCATAAGCCTAGTATAATGGCTCACAAAGCACGTAttttgaaagaagaaaaaacattaCGTCTTCATTATGCTAATTGCAAAGCTTATAACGCAGACTTTGATGGTGACGAAATGAACGCACATTTCCCCCAAAATGAACTTGCTAGAAGCGAAGGATACAATATAGCTAATGTATCCAAACAGTATCTTGTGCCTAAAGATGGTACTCCATTAAGTGGTCTTATTCAAGATCATGTAATTTCTGGTGTTCGTTTAACGACGAGGGGAATGTTTTTTTCACGTGAAGATTATATGCAATTAGTCTATGCTGCTTTGTCTACAATACAAGAAAATATAATTCTTGTACCTCCTAGTATTATAAAACCAATACCTTTGTGGTCTGGTAAACAAATCATATCCACTGTTATCATTAATATTATTCCATTGAATCAAGCACGTATCAATTTAACATCAAGTGCTAAGATTAATGTAAAAGAATGGCAAGTTACAAAAGCACGGCGTTGGAAATGCGGTACTGAATTTTCAGATCCTAAAACAATGTCAGAAGCCGAAGTTATTATACGAAACGGGGAATTATTATGTGGTGTACTTGATAAAACACATTATGGCGCCACTCCGTTTGGTCTTATACATTGTATTTTTGAATTATATGGTGGAATATGCTCTACAAAAATATTAAGTGCCTTTGGTAAATTATTTCAATCTTCTTTACAAAGAAATGGATTTACGCTTGGCATTGAAGATATCTTATTGTTAAAAAAAGCAGATATTAAACGTAAAGAAATTATTTCCAACTGCAGAAAAATAGGTGGAGATATTCAGAAATCAGTACTAGAATTACCCAATGACACGTCAATGGATGTAGTTACAGCTAAAATGGAAGAATCTTTTTGGAGTAATTCTAAATTTCGCGCACAAGTTGATCGAAAATACAAAACTGCGTTAGACATTTACACTAATGATATAAATAAAACATGTTTACCAGCTGgtctattaaaaaaatttccagATAATAATTTGCAATTAATGGTTCAATCAGGTGCAAAAGGTTCTACTGTAAATACTATGCAAATATCTTGTTTGCTTGGTCAAATTGAGTTGGAAGGAAAGAGGCCACCTTTAATGATTAGTGGAAAAAGTCTTCCAAGCTTTCTTGCGTATGATCCAACACCGAGAGCTGGCGGTTTTATCGATGGTCGATTCATGACAGGCATTAAGCCTCAAGAATTTTTCTTCCACTGTATGGCTGGTCGTGAAGGTCTTATTGATACTGCTGTAAAGACCAGTAGATCAGGATATTTACAACGTTGTCTTATTAAACATCTTGAAGGATTAGTTATTAATTACGATTCAACAGTACGAGATTCAGATGGTAGTTTAGTACAAATTTATTATGGAGAAGATGGGCTTGATATACCAAGTTCAAGATTTTTAACAAAAGAACAGATTAACTTCTTAATAGATAATAGGAATGCTATTGTTAATGAAGAGGTGGTTAAAAATCTGAAAGAAGATACAGATACAGAACAAATTTTGAAactaacaaaaaaaataaaaaaatgggtAAATAAAAACGGAAATGCATTACAGAAAAGGAGAATTAGTCCATTTATGAAATTTTCTACAGAAGATATGAATATTAAGAGttcgaaatatataaaaatcgaCAAAAATAGTGGAAGAAATAAAGCTGCACTTTCACTTATGAGAAAATGGTTAAGAACTACTGAGGAagatagaaaatttatttatgccCAATGTGTCAAGTGCCCTGATCCAGTAATGTCAAAATACAGACAAGACATAAATTTTGGTGTACTTTCAGAGCGATTAGAAAGTTTAATAGATGGATATATTGCTAATAAATCTAGAAattctttaataaaaaaaagtaatttgAGAGATCTTCTGTCTATGAAAGCAATGAAAAGTGTTTGTCCACCTGGTGAACCAATAGGTTTATTAGCAGCACAGTCAATAGGAGAACCATCGACTCAAATGACTTTAAATACTTTTCATTTTGCTGGCCGTGGAGAGATGAATGTCACATTAGGTATACCTAGGTTACGTGAAATACTCATGATGgcatccaaaaatattaaaacaccTAGCATGGAAATACCATTTAATaaagatataaataatataacaaaACGTGCAAACAAACTAAGATTAAAACTAACCAAATGTATATTATCAAATGTTTTAAACAATGTTACAATAAACAGAAAAATGGAACTTGTGCCAAGCAGACGATTGGTATATACTATGACTGTTAATTACCTTCCACATAAATCGTATAAAGGAGAATTTTGTATACAGCCACATGATGTACTGAAAAAGACAGAAAAAGTATTTTTCAAGGCAATGTTTAGGGAAATTAAGAAAGTTGCAAAAGTAACTGGTGCCTTATTACATGTTGAAGAAGAAAGAAAATCCACATACGACGATGATGCTTTATTAGATGAAGCCGAGCCAAGCGAAGGGATAAAATCTGCATTAACACCACAAGCAAACTTAGGAGAATTGCATGAATCTTCAGATGAAGATGAAACAGCAGAAGATGCAGATGCAACTTTAACACGATCAATTTCTCGCCATAAAGAAAATCAGGAATATGAAGATCCTGAAGAAGAGGAAATAGATGATATAAACGAAAAAGAAGATGATATTATAGAAAATGACAATGAAAAAGTAGTAAATAGAGAACAACAAGAAGATGAAGACGAAGATGAAGACATTGATAATGACAAATTGATGTGTGGCTCAAGTGAAATATATTATAAGCAAAGAAGAAACAATGTTACAAACATGTATTTTCATGGAGAGGAATATGACTATGATAAAGATAAATACTCATGGTGCAAATTAACATTTTGG ttaCCACTTCAGATGATAAAATTGGATTTGCCAACAATCGTTAGGAATGTAgcaaataaaattgtattatcAGAGGTACCATGTATAAAACGTGCTTTTACATTTCAAAACAATGATGGAGACACTGTTCTTAAAACTGATGgcataaatataata GAAATGTTTAAATATgacaaattattaaatttaaataagttaTATTCTAATGACATTTATGGTATTTCTCAAACATACGGAATTGAAGCTGCTAATAGAGTAATTGTAAAAGAAGTCAAAGatgtgttcaaaatgtatg